One Telluria mixta DNA window includes the following coding sequences:
- a CDS encoding M1 family metallopeptidase: MIRFPIGLAALCLSLGAIAAEPFDDKFRQLDELLPTPTTIRTASGAPGHAYWQQRADYAIRATLDEGKRAISGTETITYHNNSPDTLSYLWVQLDQNIYKRDSDARMTATVPSRDAWAKARGPEDGYKFDALRSVLEKSTFDGGFNIAAVKDSIGRPLHVVINRTMMRIDLPQPLKPGAKVAFSIDWSYNINEQKVLGGRSGYEKFDEDKNDLFEIAQWFPRMAAYYDVTGWQHKQFLGTGEFTLEFGDYDVQLTVPADHIVASTGELQNPGDVLTAAQRQRLEQARTATKPVIIATQAEAEAREKTRASGTKTWRFRAKNVRDFAWASSRKFIWDAQGFKKDATNVLAQSFYPKEGNPLWEKYSTAAVIHTIAEYNKYSFDYPYPVAISVNGPVGGMEYPMICFNGPRPTKDKKTGELTYSSRTKYGLIGVVIHEVGHNYFPMIVNSDERQWTWMDEGLNSFLQYLAEQAWEEHYPQSRGEPRAIVDYMKSTNQVPIMTNSESIAALGYNAYAKPTAALIVLRETVLGRELFDFAFREYAQRWKFKRPTPSDFFRTMEDASGTDLDWFWRGWFYTTDHVDVSVDGISEYTVGTKDPAIEKAWKKAQREAEPISITDQRNKGTLPRRVDSEPELKDFYNEHDEFTVTNRDRNKYNEAIGELEDWEKNLLKEGKHLYLVDFSNLGGLVTPLVLEITLQSGKKYVERIPAEVWRYTPKKITKLIITDEPMVALTQDPNWETADTDTSNNSWPRKATPSRLELYKTEHDKDNLMRDFNEKLKTKDDKAE; this comes from the coding sequence ATGATACGTTTCCCGATCGGCCTGGCGGCGCTATGCCTCAGCTTGGGGGCAATCGCGGCGGAACCTTTCGACGACAAGTTCCGCCAGCTCGACGAATTGCTGCCCACCCCGACGACGATCCGCACCGCCTCCGGCGCCCCGGGACACGCCTACTGGCAGCAGCGCGCCGACTATGCGATCCGCGCCACGCTGGACGAAGGCAAGCGCGCGATCAGCGGCACCGAGACGATCACGTATCACAACAATTCGCCCGACACGCTGTCCTACCTGTGGGTCCAGCTCGACCAGAACATTTACAAGCGCGATTCCGACGCGCGCATGACGGCCACCGTCCCCTCGCGCGACGCCTGGGCCAAGGCGCGCGGGCCGGAAGACGGCTATAAATTCGACGCGCTGCGCTCCGTGCTGGAAAAGAGCACGTTCGACGGCGGTTTTAACATCGCCGCCGTAAAGGACTCCATCGGTCGTCCGCTGCACGTCGTCATCAACCGCACGATGATGCGCATCGACCTGCCGCAGCCCCTGAAACCGGGCGCGAAGGTCGCGTTCTCGATCGACTGGAGCTACAACATCAACGAGCAGAAGGTGCTCGGCGGCCGCTCCGGCTACGAAAAATTCGACGAGGACAAGAACGACCTGTTCGAGATCGCCCAGTGGTTCCCGCGCATGGCCGCGTACTACGACGTGACGGGCTGGCAGCACAAGCAATTCCTCGGCACGGGCGAATTCACCTTGGAATTCGGCGACTACGACGTGCAGCTCACCGTCCCCGCCGACCACATCGTGGCCAGCACGGGCGAGCTGCAGAACCCGGGCGACGTGCTGACCGCCGCGCAGCGCCAACGCCTGGAGCAGGCACGCACGGCGACGAAGCCCGTGATCATCGCGACGCAGGCCGAGGCCGAGGCGCGCGAAAAGACCCGCGCCAGCGGCACGAAGACGTGGCGCTTCCGCGCGAAAAACGTGCGCGATTTCGCATGGGCGTCGAGCCGCAAGTTCATCTGGGACGCGCAAGGCTTCAAGAAGGACGCGACCAACGTGCTGGCGCAGTCGTTCTACCCGAAGGAAGGCAACCCGTTGTGGGAAAAATACTCGACGGCCGCCGTGATCCACACGATCGCCGAGTACAACAAGTATTCGTTCGACTATCCGTATCCTGTCGCGATTTCCGTGAACGGTCCGGTCGGCGGCATGGAATACCCGATGATCTGCTTTAACGGCCCGCGTCCGACCAAGGACAAGAAGACGGGCGAGCTCACGTACTCCAGCCGCACCAAGTATGGCCTGATCGGCGTCGTGATCCACGAAGTGGGCCACAACTACTTCCCGATGATCGTCAACTCGGACGAGCGCCAGTGGACGTGGATGGACGAGGGCCTGAACAGCTTCCTGCAATACCTGGCCGAACAGGCGTGGGAAGAGCACTACCCGCAGTCGCGCGGCGAACCGCGCGCCATCGTCGACTACATGAAGAGCACCAACCAGGTGCCCATCATGACGAACTCGGAATCCATCGCCGCCCTCGGCTACAACGCGTACGCGAAACCGACGGCCGCGCTGATCGTCCTGCGCGAGACGGTGCTGGGCCGCGAGCTGTTCGACTTCGCGTTCCGTGAATACGCGCAGCGCTGGAAGTTCAAGCGCCCGACGCCGTCCGACTTCTTCCGCACGATGGAAGACGCGTCGGGCACGGACCTCGACTGGTTCTGGCGCGGCTGGTTCTACACGACGGACCACGTGGACGTCAGCGTCGACGGCATCAGCGAATACACGGTCGGCACGAAGGACCCGGCAATCGAAAAGGCGTGGAAGAAGGCGCAGCGCGAGGCGGAACCGATCTCGATCACGGACCAGCGCAACAAGGGCACCTTGCCGCGCCGCGTGGACTCCGAGCCGGAGCTGAAGGATTTCTATAACGAGCATGACGAGTTCACGGTCACGAACCGCGACCGCAACAAGTACAACGAAGCGATCGGCGAGCTGGAAGACTGGGAGAAGAACCTGCTCAAGGAAGGCAAGCATCTGTACCTCGTCGACTTCAGCAACCTCGGTGGCCTCGTGACGCCGCTCGTGCTGGAGATCACTCTGCAAAGCGGGAAGAAGTACGTCGAGCGCATCCCGGCCGAGGTGTGGCGCTACACGCCGAAGAAGATCACGAAGCTGATCATCACGGACGAGCCGATGGTCGCGCTGACGCAGGATCCGAATTGGGAGACCGCCGACACGGACACCAGCAACAACAGCTGGCCGCGCAAGGCGACCCCGTCGCGCCTGGAGTTGTACAAGACCGAGCATGACAAGGACAACCTCATGAGGGACTTCAACGAAAAACTGAAGACCAAGGACGACAAGGCGGAATAA